The following proteins are encoded in a genomic region of Musa acuminata AAA Group cultivar baxijiao chromosome BXJ2-11, Cavendish_Baxijiao_AAA, whole genome shotgun sequence:
- the LOC135627771 gene encoding purine-uracil permease NCS1-like — protein sequence MESNCIRRRPNLPPPPFRSYGAAITTATRIHHSNSLPIKLNHRCFPSIATPSLRLNPEPVRPASSLAIVPKSASDPDAAAAGGSDLAPVPASARTFTAWDMGSLWVSLVVGVPSYYLAGSLVDLGMAWWQGVATVVLANLIVLFPLVLTGVPGTRHGVPFPVLARAAFGVRGAHVPTLLRALVGCGWFGIETWIGGEAIFLLLPSALKQSAPALSVVPWLGTSPLEFSCFLIFWLAQMGIILRGMDGIRELEKYSAPILIILSSALLCWAYVKAGGFGRMLSTPCRLSSAEFWKIFFPSLTANISFWATVALNIPDFTRYACSQKDQILGQAGLPVFMGAFTFLGLAVTSATEVIFGRVISDPIRLLGQIGGLSTTIVAIFGISLATITTNIAANVVAPANALVNLSPSAFTFRSGALLTALLGIAFQPWRLLRSSESFIYTWLIGYSALMGPIGGIILADYYLVKRMELDVSALYSENPRGPYYYKKGFNVAAMAALVAGILPILPGFLYKVGILASTWEAFVAAYNNAWFVSFFVSGVVYLVLSGSQRRLKGA from the coding sequence ATGGAATCCAATTGCATCCGTCGCCGTCCAAACCTTCCTCCTCCCCCCTTCCGCTCGTATGGTGCGGCCATCACCACCGCCACCAGAATCCACCACTCCAATTCCCTCCCTATCAAACTCAACCACCGATGCTTTCCCTCCATCGCCACCCCTTCCCTCCGCTTAAACCCCGAGCCTGTCCGTCCTGCCTCTTCCCTTGCTATAGTGCCCAAGTCCGCTTCCGATCCAGATGCCGCCGCTGCCGGGGGATCCGACCTTGCCCCCGTCCCCGCCTCCGCCCGCACCTTCACCGCCTGGGACATGGGTAGCCTCTGGGTTAGCCTCGTCGTGGGAGTTCCCTCCTACTACCTCGCCGGCAGCCTCGTCGACCTCGGCATGGCCTGGTGGCAGGGCGTGGCCACCGTCGTCCTCGCCAACCTCATCGTCCTCTTCCCCCTCGTCCTCACCGGCGTCCCAGGCACCCGGCACGGCGTCCCCTTCCCGGTCCTCGCCCGCGCCGCCTTCGGCGTCCGCGGTGCCCACGTCCCCACCCTCCTCCGCGCCCTCGTCGGCTGCGGCTGGTTCGGCATCGAGACGTGGATCGGCGGAGAGgccatcttcctcctcctcccctccgccCTCAAGCAGTCCGCCCCCGCCCTGTCCGTCGTCCCTTGGTTGGGCACCTCGCCTCTGGAGTTCTCCTGCTTCTTGATCTTTTGGCTGGCCCAAATGGGCATCATCTTACGGGGGATGGACGGCATTCGGGAGCTCGAGAAGTACTCGGCACCGATCCTCATCATCCTCTCTTCAGCCCTCCTCTGCTGGGCCTACGTCAAGGCCGGCGGCTTCGGGCGGATGCTTTCGACGCCTTGTCGGCTGTCCTCCGCAGAATTCTGGAAAATCTTCTTCCCCTCGCTCACTGCCAACATCAGCTTCTGGGCAACGGTGGCGCTCAACATCCCGGACTTCACCCGCTATGCCTGCAGCCAGAAGGACCAAATCCTCGGCCAGGCCGGCCTTCCCGTCTTCATGGGCGCCTTCACCTTCCTCGGGTTGGCGGTGACCTCCGCCACCGAGGTCATCTTCGGCCGCGTGATCTCCGACCCCATCCGGCTCCTCGGCCAGATAGGAGGCCTTTCCACGACGATCGTCGCCATCTTCGGCATCAGCCTCGCCACCATCACCACGAACATCGCCGCCAACGTGGTCGCTCCGGCGAACGCCCTCGTAAATCTCAGCCCGTCGGCTTTCACGTTCCGGAGTGGCGCTCTCTTGACTGCTTTGCTGGGCATCGCCTTCCAGCCCTGGAGGCTGCTGAGGTCGAGCGAGAGCTTCATCTACACTTGGCTGATCGGGTACTCAGCGCTCATGGGACCAATTGGAGGGATAATTCTAGCCGATTACTACCTGGTGAAGAGAATGGAATTGGATGTCAGCGCGTTGTACTCGGAGAATCCTCGAGGCCCTTACTACTATAAGAAAGGATTCAATGTCGCAGCAATGGCGGCTCTGGTAGCGGGCATACTGCCCATACTGCCGGGATTCCTCTATAAAGTCGGCATTTTGGCAAGCACTTGGGAAGCATTTGTTGCGGCCTATAACAACGCCTGGTTTGTGAGTTTCTTCGTCTCTGGTGTCGTCTACTTGGTTCTCTCTGGTTCACAAAGGAGATTGAAGGGTGCTTAA